From a region of the Marinomonas mediterranea MMB-1 genome:
- the atpA gene encoding F0F1 ATP synthase subunit alpha, translating into MQQLNPSEISEIIKKRIETLDVTSDAQNEGTIVSVADGIVLIHGLADVMYGEMIEFPGGVYGMALNLERDSVGAVVLGDYQDLVEGQKAKCTGRILEVPVGPELLGRVVDALGNPIDGKGPVNAQMTDAVEKVAPGVIARQGVDEPVQTGYKAIDSMVPIGRGQRELIIGDRQIGKTALAIDTIIAQKSSGIKCVYVAIGQKQSTIANVVRKLEENGAMEYTTVVVAGAADPASMQFLAPYSGCTIGEYFRDRGEDALIVYDDLTKQAWAYRQISLLLRRPPGREAYPGDVFYLHSRLLERASRVNVEYVEKFTNGEVKGQTGSLTALPIIETQGGDVSAFVPTNVISITDGQIFLETSSFNAGIRPAMNAGISVSRVGGAAQTKIIKKLGGGIRLALAQYRELAAFAQFASDLDEATRKQLEHGKQVTELMKQAQFSPMSVGDMGVILYAANEGYLADVETSKIASFESAFLSYINSEHAEMMEDINKTGKYNDEIAGTFKAAIEKFKATQTW; encoded by the coding sequence ATGCAGCAACTGAATCCATCTGAGATCAGCGAGATCATTAAGAAGCGCATCGAAACTCTTGATGTGACTTCCGATGCCCAGAATGAGGGCACTATTGTCAGCGTTGCAGACGGTATCGTATTGATCCACGGTCTGGCTGACGTAATGTACGGGGAAATGATTGAATTCCCTGGTGGTGTCTATGGTATGGCATTGAACCTAGAGCGTGACTCTGTCGGTGCCGTAGTATTAGGTGACTACCAAGACCTTGTAGAAGGTCAAAAAGCAAAATGTACTGGTCGTATTCTTGAAGTACCAGTAGGTCCTGAGTTGTTGGGTCGTGTGGTTGACGCACTTGGTAACCCAATCGACGGTAAAGGTCCTGTTAACGCTCAAATGACTGACGCAGTAGAAAAGGTTGCACCTGGTGTAATCGCTCGTCAGGGCGTTGATGAGCCAGTACAAACTGGTTATAAAGCAATTGACTCTATGGTGCCAATCGGCCGTGGTCAGCGTGAGTTGATCATCGGTGACCGTCAAATCGGTAAAACAGCACTGGCTATCGATACTATTATTGCTCAGAAAAGCTCTGGCATTAAGTGTGTGTACGTAGCAATTGGTCAGAAGCAATCTACTATCGCTAACGTAGTACGTAAGCTTGAAGAAAACGGCGCAATGGAATACACCACTGTTGTCGTAGCTGGTGCAGCGGATCCTGCTTCTATGCAGTTCCTAGCGCCTTACTCTGGCTGTACTATTGGCGAATACTTCCGTGATCGCGGTGAAGATGCATTGATCGTATATGATGACTTGACGAAACAAGCTTGGGCTTACCGTCAAATCTCTTTGCTTCTTCGTCGTCCACCAGGTCGTGAAGCGTACCCTGGTGATGTTTTCTACTTGCACTCTCGTCTTCTAGAGCGTGCTTCTCGTGTAAACGTAGAATACGTAGAAAAGTTCACGAATGGTGAAGTTAAAGGTCAAACTGGTTCTTTGACTGCTCTACCTATCATCGAGACTCAAGGTGGTGACGTATCTGCCTTCGTACCAACGAACGTAATCTCTATTACGGATGGTCAGATCTTCCTTGAAACGAGCTCTTTCAACGCGGGTATTCGTCCTGCGATGAACGCGGGTATTTCCGTATCTCGTGTAGGTGGTGCAGCACAAACCAAAATCATCAAGAAACTAGGTGGTGGTATTCGTCTAGCATTGGCGCAGTATCGTGAATTGGCGGCATTCGCTCAGTTCGCATCAGATCTTGATGAAGCAACTCGTAAGCAACTTGAGCACGGTAAGCAAGTCACTGAATTGATGAAACAAGCGCAATTCAGCCCAATGTCAGTTGGTGACATGGGCGTGATTCTTTACGCTGCCAACGAAGGCTACCTTGCGGATGTTGAAACAAGCAAAATTGCTAGCTTTGAAAGTGCTTTCCTAAGCTACATCAACAGCGAACACGCTGAGATGATGGAAGACATCAACAAAACTGGTAAGTATAACGACGAAATTGCTGGCACATTTAAGGCAGCGATTGAGAAGTTTAAAGCGACGCAAACTTGGTAA